In Archangium lipolyticum, a single window of DNA contains:
- a CDS encoding aromatic ring-hydroxylating oxygenase subunit alpha: MLDGFADEGFADVWTPVAMSREVGREPYGLTVASERVVLFRDNQGRVQALHDRCPHRGVKLSLGKVGKDGCLECPFHGWRFGAGGACTHIPLNPMPEEKRQRFAATVFPVRERGGLIWLYTRPGAEAPDEPAVPPVMEQEGIHVWHYAETWNAHWTRAMENMLDSPHLPFVHRRTIGGPLWRRMKPDSKMEMEVHPTPTGFRTSWSLDGVTSAAGLEWLRPNGMAMHVPIPKRIMRLHMYCVPVDATHTRMMLVSTRDFLKLQPLAAVLDRYNKRILREDQAVVESSDPVEAPPVSEERSVATDRATLAFRRWYLERKKWGSRESSVTEAPLAS; encoded by the coding sequence ATGCTGGACGGTTTCGCCGACGAGGGCTTCGCGGACGTATGGACGCCGGTGGCCATGTCTCGCGAGGTGGGCAGGGAGCCCTACGGGCTGACGGTGGCGTCGGAGCGCGTCGTGCTGTTCCGGGACAACCAGGGCCGGGTGCAGGCGCTGCATGACCGCTGCCCGCACCGGGGAGTGAAGTTGTCGCTGGGGAAGGTGGGGAAGGACGGGTGCCTGGAGTGCCCCTTCCACGGGTGGCGCTTCGGTGCGGGCGGAGCGTGCACGCACATTCCGCTCAACCCCATGCCCGAGGAGAAGCGCCAGCGCTTCGCCGCCACGGTCTTCCCGGTGCGCGAGCGCGGAGGCCTCATCTGGCTCTACACGCGCCCGGGAGCCGAGGCCCCGGACGAGCCGGCGGTGCCCCCGGTGATGGAACAGGAGGGCATCCACGTGTGGCACTACGCGGAGACGTGGAACGCACACTGGACGCGGGCGATGGAGAACATGCTGGACTCGCCGCACCTGCCCTTCGTGCACCGGCGCACCATCGGCGGGCCGCTGTGGCGGAGGATGAAGCCGGACTCGAAGATGGAGATGGAGGTGCACCCCACGCCCACGGGCTTCCGCACCTCGTGGAGCCTGGACGGGGTGACCAGCGCAGCGGGCCTGGAGTGGCTGCGGCCCAATGGAATGGCGATGCACGTCCCCATCCCCAAGCGCATCATGCGGCTGCACATGTACTGCGTGCCGGTGGATGCGACGCACACGCGGATGATGCTGGTGAGCACGCGCGACTTCCTGAAGCTCCAGCCGCTGGCGGCCGTGCTCGACCGCTACAACAAGCGCATCCTGCGCGAGGACCAGGCGGTGGTGGAGTCGAGCGATCCCGTCGAGGCGCCGCCGGTCTCCGAGGAGCGCAGCGTGGCGACGGACCGGGCCACGCTGGCCTTCCGGCGCTGGTACCTGGAGCGCAAGAAGTGGGGCTCGAGAGAGAGCTCCGTCACCGAAGCCCCGCTCGCGAGTTGA
- a CDS encoding DUF885 domain-containing protein, whose translation MNRASLLFVLLSVSSCATPTASTVARAPGASAPASTEDARFAALLEEDWQWRLREFPLFATAIGDSRYDDRLSDLSFEAIDRRKQHLRDVRRQLEGIDPARLSESARLDYQLFLCELDESIEGLRFPDEYIQLSQLDGPHTLLPELSVSMPRGTVKNHEDFIQRMKLLPVYMAQSIALMRKGAETGVTPPRVTLRDVAGLIRNQLVDDPTKSPIYTNVFSSFPASIPPEAQARLREQAVIALRESVFPAYRELLRFFVDEYLPRTRESIALSALPDGAAWYAWNVRRMTTTELSPEQIHQLGLSEVARIRAEMERVKAQAGFKGDLPAFFTFLRTDPRFFFDSKDALLVAYRDIAKRVDPELPRLFGRLPRLPYGVFPVPEYSERTQTTAYYMRGSIEAGRAGRFYANTYDLKSRPRWEMEALTLHEAVPGHHLQLALAQELTDVPKFRRFGGYTAFIEGWGLYAESLGPEIGMYRDPYAKFGQLTYEMWRAIRLVVDTGMHAKGWSREQAIQFFKDNASKAEHDIVVEVDRYIVWPGQALAYKLGELKLKELRAHATKELGPRFDVRAFHDEVLGQGALPLSILEARVKAWVARQTQVSSGDAAVTR comes from the coding sequence ATGAACCGAGCCTCGCTCCTGTTCGTCCTGCTCTCCGTCTCGTCGTGTGCCACTCCCACCGCGAGCACCGTGGCCCGTGCCCCCGGGGCCTCCGCTCCCGCGTCCACCGAGGACGCGCGCTTCGCCGCCCTCCTCGAGGAGGATTGGCAGTGGCGCCTGCGCGAGTTCCCCCTGTTCGCCACCGCCATCGGGGACTCGCGCTACGACGACCGGTTGTCCGACCTCTCCTTCGAAGCCATCGACCGGCGCAAGCAGCACCTGCGCGACGTGCGGCGCCAGCTCGAGGGCATCGACCCCGCCCGCCTCTCCGAGTCCGCCCGGCTCGACTACCAGCTCTTCCTGTGCGAGCTCGACGAGTCCATCGAGGGCCTGCGCTTCCCCGACGAGTACATCCAGCTCTCCCAGCTCGACGGGCCCCACACGCTCCTGCCCGAGCTCTCCGTCTCCATGCCCCGGGGCACGGTGAAGAACCACGAGGACTTCATCCAGCGCATGAAGCTCCTGCCCGTGTACATGGCGCAGTCCATCGCGCTGATGCGCAAGGGCGCGGAGACCGGTGTCACTCCGCCCCGTGTCACCCTGCGCGACGTGGCCGGCCTCATCCGGAACCAGCTCGTCGACGACCCCACGAAGAGCCCCATCTACACCAACGTCTTCTCCTCCTTCCCCGCCTCCATCCCTCCCGAGGCCCAGGCCCGGCTGCGCGAGCAGGCCGTCATCGCCCTGCGCGAGTCCGTGTTCCCCGCCTACCGCGAGCTGCTCCGCTTCTTCGTCGACGAGTACCTGCCGCGCACCCGTGAGTCCATCGCCCTCTCCGCCCTGCCCGATGGCGCGGCCTGGTACGCGTGGAACGTGCGGCGGATGACCACCACGGAGTTGTCGCCCGAGCAGATTCATCAACTGGGGCTCTCGGAGGTGGCGCGCATCCGCGCGGAGATGGAGCGGGTGAAGGCCCAGGCGGGCTTCAAGGGAGACCTCCCCGCGTTCTTCACCTTCCTGCGCACGGATCCGCGCTTCTTCTTCGACAGCAAGGACGCGCTGCTCGTCGCCTACCGCGACATCGCCAAGCGCGTGGACCCCGAGCTGCCGCGCCTCTTCGGCCGCCTGCCCCGGCTGCCGTACGGTGTCTTCCCCGTCCCCGAGTACTCCGAGAGGACGCAGACGACGGCGTACTACATGCGCGGCTCAATCGAGGCCGGGCGCGCCGGACGGTTCTACGCCAACACGTATGACCTGAAGTCCCGCCCCAGGTGGGAGATGGAGGCCCTCACGCTCCACGAGGCCGTGCCCGGTCATCACCTCCAGCTCGCCCTCGCGCAGGAGCTGACGGACGTGCCGAAGTTCCGCCGCTTCGGGGGCTATACCGCCTTCATCGAGGGCTGGGGCTTGTATGCCGAGTCGCTCGGGCCGGAGATCGGGATGTATCGCGACCCGTACGCGAAGTTCGGCCAGCTCACCTACGAGATGTGGCGCGCCATCCGGCTCGTGGTCGACACCGGCATGCACGCCAAGGGGTGGTCGCGCGAGCAGGCCATCCAGTTCTTCAAGGACAACGCCAGCAAGGCGGAGCACGACATCGTCGTGGAGGTGGACCGCTACATCGTCTGGCCCGGACAGGCCCTCGCGTACAAGCTGGGCGAGCTGAAGCTGAAGGAGCTGCGCGCTCATGCCACGAAGGAACTGGGTCCTCGCTTCGACGTGCGTGCCTTTCATGACGAGGTGCTGGGTCAGGGGGCGCTGCCGCTCTCCATCCTGGAGGCCCGTGTGAAGGCGTGGGTGGCACGGCAGACGCAGGTCTCCTCCGGAGATGCCGCGGTCACCCGGTAG
- a CDS encoding DUF2062 domain-containing protein produces MLSWWKVVKSKYRRARVRILRGAGGPEEIAAGMALGLFIALLPIMGLQLPLALFVAEVFRRVTHFQLSRVAAAAGVWLNNPVTAAPVYGLCYLVGRPIAHRLLPASQQQAGVEAAAFDLSAFSFSGPGALEVMLGLVIGGVLLGVPTAWVGYRITYGMVVRQHQRREERRARRQARFLRPVPEV; encoded by the coding sequence GTGTTGTCCTGGTGGAAGGTCGTGAAGAGCAAGTACCGGCGTGCCCGTGTGCGCATCCTGCGCGGCGCGGGCGGTCCGGAGGAGATCGCCGCCGGCATGGCGCTGGGGCTGTTCATCGCCCTGCTGCCCATCATGGGCCTGCAACTGCCCCTGGCCCTCTTCGTCGCCGAGGTGTTTCGCCGGGTGACGCACTTCCAGCTCTCGCGCGTTGCCGCCGCCGCGGGCGTGTGGCTCAACAATCCCGTCACCGCCGCCCCCGTGTATGGGCTCTGCTATCTCGTCGGCCGGCCCATCGCGCACCGCCTCCTTCCGGCATCGCAGCAGCAGGCCGGCGTCGAGGCCGCGGCCTTCGACCTGAGCGCGTTCTCCTTCTCCGGTCCCGGTGCGCTCGAGGTGATGCTCGGCCTCGTCATCGGGGGCGTGCTGTTGGGCGTGCCCACCGCGTGGGTGGGCTATCGCATCACCTACGGCATGGTGGTCCGCCAGCACCAGCGTCGCGAGGAGCGCCGGGCTCGCCGCCAGGCCCGGTTCCTGCGTCCGGTCCCCGAGGTGTAG
- a CDS encoding protein kinase domain-containing protein, translated as MPDNTGRSGGGDSSDPGFEDSDFGDELARAVAGGPSLLRLPTQGEQLGGRDGHRFQILEQLGGGSMGRVFRAWDSRLRREVALKFLLPRSPLADEELVSMLQQEARAIAQLAHANIVRLFDTSEWSGAPWEPRIPFLIMECLEGESLSSVLRREQRLEPQRALEIMSGIAAGLAHAHEHHVIHRDMKPSNVFLTRQGEVKLLDFGLAWLLEEGTAPGFLDLPSAGTPAYMAPEQWTGRRQDERTDIWSAGVVLYEMLTGTLPYPTTTIPELRARVLSDEPIPPVREYHPELPREVEPLLATLLAKAPEQRYQTAQELVEELRELTERLGYHGRSVRTVAAERRQVTLVSCQLSGLAGLVEPLDTEELGELEDAFQQRCAELVQLRGGSIALYLGDEVLACFGYPVAREEDSEHAVQVGLALVRDLPAFLQRKLPHLPPDALALRVGIHTDLMTLGEHTRGQGGQALLLQGEAPKVATWLAEQAEPHTVVLSESTWALVRATFETEALGSRPYRGLSGPRPLGLHRVLHERPATFRFERALAAAGGLTPLVGREDELRRLLACWNEARQGKGSFVLVSGEAGLGKSRLIQELHQRMGQEPCEHFQVQCWPQSSTSAFQPAIEVLRRLFPSRALLPREPGLSPEHTSLLVQLLSQPLPEGLPFPQLSPEWRKERTFEAVAELLSRVARERPVLGVVEDLHWADPSTLELLGYLLERVEKERVLFVLSARPDFHPTWPRRPWMHTLTLERLPPELTAALVRESAHGHALPPGLIQQLVARTDGIPLFVEEMTHMVLEHGTPGSIPITLNELLLARLDLLPARQKALAQSCAALGRGFSHALLTALTRQRPASLRRDLEGLVASGVLQPRAEGTGPPGYQFRHALLQDAAWRSLPLGARRRLHQRITQALLEQSPEVAEAQPELLAHHFTEAGEYARALPYWERAGHNASLRSANQEAVSHFRQALRMLRLLPEEPRRLQRELRLLIALGTPLAQVQGYRSEEVERTYTRARELIHQVGEALPRLRLSYFGLFAYFFSRAEYTLAHELAEQLVARGERHQDGELLALGHRMMAVDCFIWGHMPAALKHVEKTLECSELPLEEQRAMAETQWINPRATALAIGAMVHSVLGREEEALQYSREALELARNIGHAHTSASVLTYLAVACQLRGEAECALEWSEEAITLSNEHGFRAWRVWATLIRIWALSEAGDPKGRLALMRETMRGWEEPGIRAGQRHHDLGLLAGLYLKLGQPREALELTTEGLERAKTSGEHFYEAELHRLRGEALRALGHEPEARECFQRAVRLAREQGAATFERRALHELEAHALL; from the coding sequence ATGCCAGACAACACCGGTCGGAGCGGAGGCGGAGACTCCTCGGACCCAGGATTCGAGGACTCGGACTTCGGCGACGAGCTGGCAAGGGCCGTCGCCGGAGGCCCCTCCCTGCTGCGCCTTCCGACCCAGGGCGAGCAGCTGGGAGGACGCGACGGCCACCGCTTCCAGATTCTCGAGCAGCTGGGCGGCGGCTCCATGGGCCGGGTGTTCCGGGCCTGGGACTCGCGGCTGAGGCGCGAGGTGGCGCTCAAGTTCCTGCTCCCTCGCTCCCCCCTGGCGGATGAGGAGCTCGTCTCGATGCTGCAGCAGGAGGCCCGGGCCATCGCGCAGCTGGCCCATGCCAACATCGTCCGCCTCTTCGACACGTCCGAGTGGTCCGGCGCGCCCTGGGAGCCGCGCATTCCCTTCCTCATCATGGAATGTCTGGAGGGAGAATCGCTCTCGTCGGTGCTGCGGCGGGAGCAGCGGTTGGAGCCCCAGCGCGCCCTGGAGATCATGTCCGGCATCGCCGCGGGGCTGGCCCACGCCCACGAGCACCACGTCATCCACCGGGACATGAAGCCGAGCAATGTCTTCCTCACCCGGCAGGGCGAGGTGAAGCTGCTCGACTTCGGCCTGGCGTGGCTGCTGGAGGAGGGGACGGCACCCGGTTTCCTCGACCTGCCCAGCGCCGGCACGCCAGCCTACATGGCGCCGGAACAGTGGACGGGCCGGCGGCAGGATGAGCGGACCGACATCTGGTCCGCGGGAGTCGTGCTGTACGAAATGCTCACCGGCACCCTCCCCTATCCGACCACCACCATTCCCGAGTTGCGCGCGCGGGTGCTCTCCGACGAGCCCATTCCGCCCGTGCGCGAGTACCACCCGGAGCTACCCCGGGAGGTGGAACCCCTGCTGGCCACGCTGCTGGCCAAGGCCCCCGAGCAGCGCTACCAGACGGCGCAGGAGCTCGTGGAGGAGCTGCGCGAGCTGACCGAGCGGCTCGGCTACCACGGGCGGAGCGTGCGCACCGTGGCCGCCGAGCGCCGGCAGGTGACGCTCGTGTCCTGCCAGTTGAGCGGACTGGCCGGGCTGGTGGAACCACTGGACACCGAGGAGCTGGGCGAGTTGGAGGATGCCTTCCAACAGCGCTGCGCGGAGCTCGTCCAGCTGCGGGGCGGCTCCATCGCCCTGTACCTCGGTGACGAGGTGCTGGCCTGCTTCGGCTACCCGGTGGCGCGGGAGGAGGATTCGGAACACGCCGTCCAGGTGGGGTTGGCCCTGGTGCGGGACCTCCCCGCGTTCCTCCAACGGAAGCTGCCGCATCTGCCTCCGGATGCCCTGGCCCTCCGGGTGGGCATCCACACGGACCTGATGACGCTGGGCGAGCACACCCGGGGCCAGGGAGGCCAGGCGCTGCTCCTCCAGGGCGAGGCCCCGAAGGTGGCCACCTGGCTGGCGGAGCAGGCCGAGCCCCACACCGTCGTCCTCAGCGAGTCCACCTGGGCGCTGGTGCGCGCGACGTTCGAGACCGAGGCGCTCGGGTCCCGCCCATACCGGGGCCTCTCGGGGCCGCGGCCCCTCGGCCTCCACCGGGTGCTGCACGAGCGGCCAGCGACGTTCCGCTTCGAGCGGGCACTCGCCGCCGCCGGGGGCCTCACCCCGCTGGTGGGACGCGAGGACGAGCTGCGGCGGCTCCTCGCATGCTGGAACGAGGCGCGGCAGGGCAAGGGGTCCTTCGTCCTCGTCAGTGGAGAGGCGGGCCTCGGCAAGTCCCGCCTCATCCAGGAGCTGCACCAGCGGATGGGCCAGGAGCCGTGTGAGCACTTCCAGGTCCAGTGCTGGCCGCAGTCGAGCACCAGCGCCTTCCAACCCGCCATCGAGGTACTGCGGCGCCTCTTCCCCTCGCGCGCGCTGTTACCGCGAGAGCCGGGCCTATCCCCCGAGCACACCTCGCTCCTCGTCCAGCTCCTCTCGCAGCCCCTGCCCGAGGGACTCCCCTTTCCCCAGCTCTCGCCGGAGTGGCGCAAGGAGCGCACCTTCGAGGCCGTGGCGGAGCTGCTGTCGCGCGTGGCCCGCGAGCGGCCGGTGCTCGGCGTGGTGGAGGATCTGCACTGGGCGGACCCCTCCACGCTGGAGCTGCTCGGCTACCTCCTGGAGCGGGTGGAGAAGGAGCGCGTCCTCTTCGTCCTCAGCGCCCGGCCCGACTTCCACCCCACCTGGCCTCGCCGTCCCTGGATGCACACGCTCACGCTGGAGCGACTGCCACCGGAGCTCACCGCCGCCCTGGTTCGCGAGTCCGCCCACGGCCATGCGCTGCCCCCGGGGCTGATCCAACAGCTCGTGGCCCGGACGGACGGCATCCCCCTCTTCGTGGAGGAGATGACGCACATGGTGCTGGAGCATGGGACACCCGGCTCCATCCCCATCACCCTCAACGAGCTGTTGCTGGCGCGGTTGGATCTACTGCCCGCCCGGCAGAAGGCGCTGGCCCAGTCCTGCGCGGCGCTCGGGCGAGGCTTCTCGCACGCGCTGCTGACGGCGCTGACGCGGCAGAGACCCGCTTCGCTGCGGCGCGACCTGGAGGGCCTGGTTGCCTCCGGGGTGCTGCAACCCCGCGCCGAGGGCACCGGGCCCCCCGGCTACCAGTTCCGCCATGCCCTCCTCCAGGACGCGGCGTGGCGCTCGCTGCCGCTCGGAGCGCGCCGGCGGCTCCACCAGCGCATCACCCAGGCCTTGCTGGAGCAATCCCCCGAGGTGGCGGAGGCACAGCCGGAGTTGCTCGCCCACCACTTCACCGAGGCCGGCGAGTACGCCCGGGCCCTGCCCTACTGGGAGCGGGCGGGACACAACGCGAGCCTGCGCTCGGCCAACCAGGAGGCGGTGAGCCACTTCCGGCAGGCCCTGCGGATGCTGCGCCTGCTGCCCGAGGAGCCGCGGCGGCTGCAGCGGGAGTTGCGGCTGCTCATCGCCCTGGGGACGCCGCTGGCCCAGGTGCAGGGCTACCGCTCGGAGGAGGTGGAGCGGACGTACACCCGGGCGCGCGAGCTCATCCACCAGGTGGGCGAGGCGCTGCCACGGCTGCGGCTGTCCTACTTCGGGCTCTTCGCCTACTTCTTCTCGCGGGCGGAGTACACCCTGGCGCACGAACTCGCCGAGCAGCTCGTGGCCCGGGGCGAGCGCCACCAGGATGGGGAGCTGCTCGCCCTGGGGCACCGGATGATGGCGGTGGACTGCTTCATCTGGGGACACATGCCCGCGGCCCTGAAGCACGTGGAGAAGACCCTGGAGTGCTCGGAGCTGCCGCTCGAGGAGCAGCGGGCCATGGCCGAGACGCAGTGGATCAACCCGCGCGCCACGGCGCTGGCCATCGGGGCGATGGTGCACTCGGTGCTCGGCCGGGAGGAGGAAGCGCTCCAGTACAGCCGGGAGGCGCTAGAGCTGGCGCGGAACATCGGCCACGCGCACACGTCCGCCAGCGTGCTGACATACCTGGCCGTGGCCTGCCAGCTGCGGGGCGAAGCGGAGTGCGCGCTGGAGTGGTCCGAGGAGGCCATCACGCTCTCGAACGAGCACGGGTTCCGCGCCTGGAGGGTCTGGGCCACGCTCATCCGCATCTGGGCCCTGTCGGAAGCGGGGGACCCGAAGGGAAGACTGGCGCTCATGCGCGAGACCATGCGGGGCTGGGAAGAGCCGGGCATCCGCGCCGGCCAGCGGCACCACGACCTCGGCCTGCTGGCGGGCCTGTACCTCAAGCTGGGGCAGCCCCGTGAGGCGCTGGAGCTCACCACCGAGGGGCTGGAGCGGGCCAAGACGTCGGGAGAGCACTTCTACGAGGCCGAGCTGCACCGGCTGCGCGGAGAGGCCCTGCGGGCGCTCGGCCACGAGCCGGAGGCGCGCGAGTGTTTCCAGCGGGCCGTGCGGTTGGCGCGGGAGCAGGGGGCCGCCACCTTCGAGCGGCGGGCCCTGCACGAGCTGGAGGCGCACGCGCTCCTCTAA
- a CDS encoding TetR/AcrR family transcriptional regulator, translating into MARVKGSRNADYEKERERLLEAVRVRLLAPDGAQASFRELAEVAGVSVATLRHYFGSREALLSEVMADMHRRGLPYLLAAATEPHGPVRESLQWFLQSLLTGWRLGVGAVHAFGLTASVGHETLGPVYVQELLEPTLQSAEARLSRHIADGELRRCDVRHAALELVCPVVLGLLHQVQLSGARCRPLDVERFLEDHLETFLRAYAP; encoded by the coding sequence ATGGCCCGGGTGAAGGGGAGCCGCAACGCGGACTACGAGAAGGAGCGGGAGCGCCTGCTGGAGGCGGTCCGCGTGCGCCTGCTCGCTCCCGACGGTGCCCAGGCGAGCTTCCGGGAGCTCGCGGAGGTGGCCGGGGTGAGCGTGGCCACGCTGCGTCACTACTTCGGCTCGCGCGAGGCGCTGCTGTCGGAGGTCATGGCGGACATGCACCGGCGCGGCCTGCCGTACCTGCTCGCCGCGGCCACCGAGCCCCATGGCCCGGTGCGCGAGTCGCTCCAGTGGTTCCTCCAATCGCTCCTCACGGGCTGGCGCCTGGGCGTGGGCGCGGTGCACGCCTTCGGCCTCACCGCGAGCGTGGGACACGAGACGCTGGGGCCGGTGTACGTGCAGGAGCTGCTGGAGCCCACGCTCCAGTCAGCGGAGGCGCGGCTGTCCCGCCACATCGCGGACGGAGAGCTGCGGCGCTGCGATGTGCGCCACGCGGCGCTGGAGCTGGTGTGCCCGGTGGTGCTCGGCCTGCTGCACCAGGTGCAGCTCTCGGGCGCGCGCTGCCGGCCGCTGGACGTGGAGCGCTTCCTGGAGGACCACCTGGAGACGTTCCTCCGGGCCTACGCTCCCTAG
- a CDS encoding DUF5995 family protein gives MHRPRNTDEALVCMRKKLREFYASGDKRAIFLRAYYVMTTQVNASVHGGNEDFDQPIFFDPEWVDRLAGRFAQLYFQSLQKPACKAWKIAMERAASPHASSVLQNMVLGINAHINFDLANGVHEFIRRAGEHRDAELMARRKFDHDQMNNVLVRCNPKIQDILGREFGGGMRLFSGVLGKFDELLTSTGLRYYRDRVWCNVLGLLSAKGPEELAKVRLRLEWEAQQVAEFIIDGSWMNKLVYGMDSILCRRNFQGRFQPDEAGAIHAMGRMDHRLQLPH, from the coding sequence ATGCACAGGCCCCGGAACACGGACGAGGCGCTCGTCTGCATGCGCAAGAAACTCCGGGAGTTCTACGCCTCCGGCGACAAGCGGGCCATCTTCCTGCGCGCCTACTACGTCATGACGACCCAGGTGAACGCCTCGGTCCATGGTGGCAACGAGGACTTCGATCAGCCCATCTTCTTCGACCCCGAGTGGGTCGATCGGCTCGCGGGCCGGTTCGCCCAGCTCTACTTCCAGTCCCTCCAGAAGCCGGCCTGCAAGGCCTGGAAGATCGCCATGGAGCGGGCCGCCAGCCCTCATGCCTCGAGCGTTCTCCAGAACATGGTGCTCGGCATCAACGCCCACATCAACTTCGACCTGGCCAATGGCGTCCACGAATTCATTCGACGAGCCGGAGAGCATCGGGACGCGGAGCTCATGGCCCGGCGGAAGTTCGACCATGACCAGATGAACAACGTCCTCGTGCGTTGCAACCCGAAGATCCAGGACATCCTCGGGCGCGAGTTCGGCGGAGGCATGCGGCTGTTCAGCGGCGTCCTGGGCAAGTTCGACGAGCTGCTCACCAGCACGGGGCTGCGGTACTACCGGGACCGCGTCTGGTGCAACGTGCTCGGGTTGCTGTCGGCGAAGGGCCCGGAGGAGCTCGCCAAGGTGCGGCTGCGGCTCGAATGGGAAGCCCAGCAGGTGGCCGAGTTCATCATCGACGGCAGCTGGATGAACAAGCTGGTGTATGGAATGGACAGCATCCTGTGCCGGCGGAACTTCCAGGGCAGGTTCCAGCCGGACGAGGCCGGAGCCATCCACGCCATGGGGCGCATGGACCACCGTCTTCAGCTGCCTCATTAG
- a CDS encoding citrate/2-methylcitrate synthase: MVKAREPKAQSRFDSRHEELVPAAEAAALLGVKRATLYTYVSRGLVRCVPEPGTKENRYVRADLERLKARHDARAGHTAVAAGALRWGEPVIDSAVSRIGAEGLAYRGQPAVRLAVEGRSFEDVAELLWTGELPAQPARWPSPELPVQPSAVAELLPKRSPPLTVLSAVVPLLGAWDEVRFAAPVEQEKLRGRRLLRHLAAWVCAAHAPSRVTRALKEETVAASLAVAWGATAKRAPEVLDRALVLCADHELNVSTFAARVTASSGADLYACMSAALAALSGPKHGGSCDRIEALLQEVGRPERARTAVLERLRRGETVPGFGHQLYPEGDPRTPPLLEAAYAFRPEPVGVRVLRAVEETMREAGHPAPAVDFGLVALTSALELPAGAATALFAMGRTAGWVAHVLEQREQGHLLRPRARYVGVPVTASATSSPGQQ, from the coding sequence ATGGTTAAAGCGCGGGAGCCGAAGGCTCAATCTCGATTCGACAGTCGGCATGAGGAGCTGGTGCCGGCGGCGGAGGCGGCGGCGCTGCTGGGCGTGAAGCGGGCGACGCTCTACACGTACGTGAGTCGGGGCCTGGTGCGCTGCGTGCCGGAGCCGGGGACGAAGGAGAACCGGTATGTCCGAGCGGACCTCGAGCGATTGAAGGCACGCCATGACGCGCGGGCGGGACACACGGCGGTGGCGGCGGGAGCGCTGCGTTGGGGCGAGCCCGTCATCGACTCGGCGGTGTCGCGGATAGGGGCGGAGGGGCTGGCCTACCGGGGTCAACCGGCGGTGCGGCTCGCGGTGGAGGGACGGAGCTTCGAGGACGTGGCGGAGCTGCTCTGGACGGGCGAGCTGCCCGCGCAGCCGGCGCGGTGGCCCTCGCCGGAGCTGCCCGTGCAGCCCTCGGCGGTGGCGGAGTTGCTGCCGAAGCGCTCGCCGCCGCTGACGGTGCTGTCGGCGGTGGTGCCACTGCTGGGAGCCTGGGACGAGGTGCGCTTCGCGGCCCCTGTGGAGCAGGAGAAGCTGCGAGGGCGGCGCCTGCTGCGGCACCTCGCGGCGTGGGTGTGCGCGGCGCACGCGCCCTCGCGGGTGACCCGGGCGCTGAAGGAGGAGACGGTGGCGGCCTCGCTGGCGGTGGCGTGGGGGGCGACGGCGAAGCGGGCGCCGGAGGTGCTGGACCGGGCGCTGGTGCTGTGCGCGGACCACGAGCTGAACGTGTCCACCTTCGCGGCGCGGGTGACGGCGTCCTCGGGAGCGGACCTGTACGCGTGCATGAGCGCGGCACTGGCGGCGCTCTCGGGGCCAAAGCACGGGGGCTCGTGTGACCGCATCGAGGCCCTGCTGCAGGAGGTGGGCAGGCCGGAGCGAGCTCGTACGGCGGTGCTCGAGCGGCTGCGGCGGGGCGAAACGGTACCGGGCTTCGGACACCAGCTGTACCCGGAGGGAGATCCGCGCACGCCGCCATTGCTCGAGGCGGCGTATGCGTTCCGCCCGGAGCCGGTGGGCGTGCGGGTGCTGCGCGCGGTGGAGGAGACGATGCGGGAGGCGGGACACCCGGCACCCGCGGTGGACTTCGGGCTGGTGGCGCTGACCTCTGCGCTGGAGTTACCAGCGGGAGCGGCGACGGCGCTGTTCGCGATGGGGCGCACCGCGGGATGGGTCGCGCATGTACTGGAACAACGCGAACAGGGCCACCTGCTGCGACCACGGGCCCGCTATGTGGGCGTTCCCGTCACGGCGTCCGCAACTTCATCACCCGGCCAGCAATAG